One window of Corynebacterium sp. P3-F1 genomic DNA carries:
- a CDS encoding vWA domain-containing protein, translating to MGRHSTEKNNYSLSKGLIALISAVVLLVVAGAAWLLLRDDGSGDGSDAASGDQAQCVAGDLPLPVAAASTSIGERFVSDYAASTPVVRDYCVKPELVGDLSTAAVYIAPQSPITDKELAATGRSASTNEPPAVYATPVGVAVAAGGSTPDSPALPSILFPTGEQPEASAIAASHFADTQEEAVDALNSQRVRTTDEAASNQDKAVATAEDAAPEGRTFTPIDGAELVYSAIPLTTTDTVSEEQTRAAQAFAEEAGQAFLNTHGEVKGRTEVGDQVWAAAAPAGGARIKDPAPADAPAPNSDAVAAGEPVDTLFLLDTSAAMSAYNDAAAAAIDEAVGELTGSGRSVALWNYSSPLSPGANKGYRANVAFTTDADALIGTAARFLNDGQPLTREAVSAAVDYAESEANADTPVRIVLITSGTDDPDNDYPEHALAAAQERGVTLSIVNAGDGGSDPALARAAEFTADAESAEALGPAIRAAAGLM from the coding sequence ATGGGACGGCACTCCACCGAAAAAAATAATTACTCCCTGTCCAAAGGACTGATCGCGCTGATTTCGGCCGTCGTCCTGCTCGTGGTGGCAGGTGCTGCGTGGCTGTTGCTGCGCGACGACGGTTCTGGCGACGGCAGTGACGCAGCTTCCGGCGATCAAGCGCAGTGCGTTGCCGGTGACCTGCCGCTCCCCGTGGCAGCAGCCAGCACGTCGATAGGCGAGAGATTCGTCAGCGATTATGCTGCCTCGACGCCCGTCGTCCGCGACTACTGCGTGAAACCGGAGCTTGTCGGGGACCTTTCAACTGCCGCCGTGTACATCGCGCCGCAATCCCCGATCACGGACAAGGAGCTCGCGGCAACAGGAAGAAGCGCCTCGACTAATGAACCTCCTGCTGTCTACGCCACCCCCGTCGGTGTAGCGGTGGCCGCTGGTGGTTCTACGCCGGATTCCCCGGCGCTGCCGAGTATCCTCTTCCCCACTGGCGAACAGCCGGAGGCATCTGCAATCGCAGCAAGTCACTTCGCCGACACGCAGGAAGAAGCAGTCGATGCGCTTAACAGCCAGCGCGTGCGCACCACTGATGAAGCAGCGTCGAACCAGGATAAAGCGGTGGCCACCGCCGAAGACGCCGCACCCGAGGGACGCACATTCACGCCTATCGACGGCGCAGAGCTGGTCTACTCCGCCATTCCACTGACAACCACTGACACTGTGAGCGAGGAACAGACTCGAGCCGCCCAGGCATTCGCCGAAGAGGCGGGACAGGCATTCCTGAATACCCACGGCGAGGTGAAAGGCCGAACGGAGGTAGGTGACCAGGTCTGGGCCGCTGCCGCACCCGCGGGTGGTGCCCGCATCAAGGATCCGGCACCCGCCGACGCGCCCGCACCCAATTCGGATGCTGTGGCCGCAGGCGAACCTGTGGACACGTTATTCCTGCTCGACACCTCCGCAGCAATGTCCGCATACAACGATGCAGCCGCGGCAGCCATTGACGAAGCAGTCGGCGAACTCACCGGTTCCGGCCGCTCCGTAGCGCTGTGGAATTATTCCTCTCCCCTTTCCCCCGGTGCGAACAAGGGGTACCGCGCGAATGTCGCATTCACGACAGACGCAGACGCTCTCATTGGCACGGCCGCCCGTTTTCTCAACGACGGCCAACCACTCACCCGGGAAGCCGTTTCCGCCGCGGTGGACTACGCCGAGTCTGAAGCGAACGCAGATACGCCTGTCCGGATCGTCCTCATCACATCCGGCACGGACGATCCCGACAACGATTACCCCGAGCATGCCCTCGCAGCGGCTCAGGAACGCGGCGTAACGTTGAGCATTGTCAATGCAGGTGACGGCGGCTCCGACCCAGCTCTTGCTCGTGCCGCCGAGTTCACCGCTGATGCCGAGTCCGCAGAAGCCCTCGGCCCCGCGATCCGCGCCGCAGCCGGGTTAATGTAG